In Benincasa hispida cultivar B227 chromosome 8, ASM972705v1, whole genome shotgun sequence, the sequence TCTAATTATTGCTTCTATGCTGCTGCGAATCACATTCGTCGAGGAGAGGCTGATATGATGCTTGCTGGTGGAACTGAAGCTGCTATCATACCTATTGGACTAGGGGGTTTTGTTGCTTGTAGGGCTCTATCTCAGAGAAATGATGATCCTAAAACTGCTTCGAGGCCATGGGACAAAGATCGTGATGGCTTTGTCATGGGTGAAGGTGCTGGCATACTGGTAAGCTTTGACATACATCTTGATGGGCATGGAAAATGGACATGTTTTGAGCTGCTTGGTTATTTTCACTGAACTGAAGTATTCAGTTAGTCACAGTTGCTTTTGTCTAGCTGTTGCCGATCATGAATTGTCATTTGACAATCATCTTGGTTTTAGGCTGGAGAGTGAAGCTCCCCTGGAGTTTAGCTTGATTAAGATATTTTTTCTTCCACGTTAAGATGATGGTAGTTTAACTTTGGTTGATGAGAAATTTCAGTAAGTTCTTCAGGGATAAGCTATTTTATCTTGCTTTTACTTGGGCTATTGTGTACACAACAAACAAGATAAAGTTTCATTCTCCTTGGTGTTGAATTTCACTGTGTTTGACCCCATTCCAAATTTGTCTGAGGATGATTCCAGTGGGGGTATTTACGTGACAGGTAATGGAGAGTTTGGAGCATGCAATGAAACGAGGTGCACCAATTATTGCCGAATACTTGGGAGGGGCCGTTAATTGTGATGCGTATCACATGACGGATCCTAGAGCAGATGGACTTGGCGTCTCCTCATGCATCTTGAGCAGTCTCGAAGATGCAGGTGTATCACCTGAGGAGGTAACTCAATCCAATCTTTTTATTCTGTTATTCAGAGATTATTCTATTGGTTTCTGACGATAATGCTCAAAGATCGCCCCAATTATGGGACAAGTAAATTCTGAAGTTAATGATGTTTTGATAGCTACAAAATTTGCATTGATACACGGTATGCAAGTACATTTGCACAGTATTGCAAGTTGGTTGGCCTGTTTATATAAGGCTTCTGCCGCATTTTGTGTACATCACGTGCATCTTGATCTAATTATATGTCTGtagatatgtttatttaattatacttCTACAAAGAAACCTTCATTTCATCCATGTGTATATCATTAAGATTTTAGGAATCGTCCTGTTTGTGTTGTTAAAATGTCTTGGCCAAGTTGATGAGTGATTGTCTCCATTCCAAGGTTTATATTTCCGCTGTAAGAATATGGGTGGTATTtgtatttgtaaatttttaCAATTGTTGCGTGTGACATAATGTACAGCTGTTTATGGGTGGGTGGGTGGGTGAGTGGGTTGTTCATGGGCCTAAACAAACTGTAAATTTATTTGAACtcgtttcattttgaatctttTTGTTATACTGGGATCTGGATAGGCTACCGCTTTTGAAATATCAAATTGCCACGTTTTTTtaccaaaagaaagaaaacataaatatgccttttctttgttttcattAAAATTTACAGGTTAACTACATAAATGCACATGCAACTTCCACCCTTGCCGGTGACTTAGCTGAGATCAATGCCATCAAGAAGGTGTTTAAGAATACATCAGAGATCAAAATCAATGCAACTAAGGTAATGTCTCTTCTCCCTTCCTTCCCTCCCCAACGTCTACACCAATGGTTACATGGTTGCAGTCTATTCTTCTTAAAGTGATCCACTGGTTTGCTGATGCTTTTTTTGGCTGTCATTACTTTTCAGTCTATGATAGGCCACTGCCTTGGTGCTGCTGGAGGTTTGGAAGCCATTGCCACTGTGAAAGCAATTGAAACAGGATGGTTGCATCCTTCCATAAATCAATTTGTACGTCCCCTTTTCCTTTTTAACAATCTGATTTCAGATAATGTCAGGTTAACTATTGAATGTAGAGCAAGACTCTTACGATCAAAATTATTTGTCTGTCTCTACTTTCTGATCTTTACATGTTCACACACTGCATCTAGCATCAACCACAAAATCAAGAACTAATTTTGTCTGTCTCTACGTTCTTATCTTTACATGTTCAGTGAGATTAGTCGAAGTATGCTTAAGCTAGTCTAGATACTCAcggatatataaaaaaaataaaaaagaaaaaaaaaaaagaaaaaaagaaaaaacagggAACTTTTCACATATACAGAACTCTGAAACTACATTCCTTTTATTATTCAGTTCTACTTGAACATAATAATTTCCTCCATTAAGATATCATCACAATATTCTAGCATCAGCTGgtatagattaaaattatcaATATCATCACAATATTCTAGTCACAATATTTGACTGTAGAACCCGGAGCCTTCAGTTGATTTTGACACGGTCGCAAATGTAAAGCAACAGCACGAAGTGAATGTTGGTAAGTTGCCTAAGCATTGGGGGTTGCTGCCTGCCCCTATGGCTGACATATTTCCAATCTCTTTTGATTAAAATTCAACATCCTAGTTCAGTAATCAAGTTGTGCGGTTCTCTGTTTGCAgctatttcaaattcatttggATTTGGTGGACACAACTCGGTCGTGGCATTCTCAGCATTCAAACCTTGAACACGTTAATGTTACGTACTACGACGTTTTGTAGGAGAATCCAGTCCTTAGCCTTGAGAATagttactaattaatttttatcaacgAGGTTGCTTTGCTTGCTGCGGGCGTCTTATCTGTCTTTGAACGTTTTTTGGTCTTTTATGCAATTCTATCATCCTCATTCCATTTGTTGCTGTGTTCTAATCCAATAATTGGGTTTACTTGAACTTGTGGCGAGTGTATTGGGTTAGGTCGAtattagatttctcttcaaaattttctcaagaattccatcataatgtttgtaatgAATAAGCTTTTTCTTTCACCTGCTTCCTCCATTCTGAGATCTGAAAACTGATGAAGTAACCGTTTTCACTTTCTCGATAAATCAATATTATGTCTCGTAATTGTATAATAATGTTTCTAAAATGGTATTATGTTTatctgtttcattttttttaaatgctatcaagtaaaaatgttgttatctttttgttcaattaattatttattattaaggGGTGAAAAATTCTTCAGAAATCTCATTGGATGATAATTctaacacacacatatatataaaatatagcTCGAATTTCACTTTTCTCATGATATTTTCATATTACATAATAATTGGGTTAGTATTGATTGTGCTATTTGTATAAATTATTATTCTATTTATATGTTTCTCAATCCTATCTAACTCAAAGTAATGACAAGTCCCTAAACGTATTTGTAATAAGCATTTGCTAATATGACATAATCAAAGATTAAAGCAtgtgaaaagtaaaaaatgcCCATCAACATAGTTTCATGTCTAAAATTTATCCCTATCATTCCTATATAGGTATATTAATGGTTACGGTATATCATTCATTGTTTGCATGTTCGTTTGCTATTAatgcttattattattatatcaatataaaataatatattagtgATATTTGACTTCATATACCATTAGTGATTGCTTGCAGGTTCATTTTAAGTTTATTATTGATATacattatcaataaaataaaatcagtaTATTAATGAtagttttgttttaaatttatgatTATTTGCATGTTCATTTGTTATTAGATTTATCAgtgatatattgttttttttttttttttttttttttttaagagagtGATTTTAGGGGCTGACAAGATAAATAGAATGATTTTAATCCAGTGTTTTTGAAGCACTGAATTGTCCACTATCGTGCAAGGGTAAAATCTCATCATACGAAAAAGGATTAGTGAAGGCATCGACATCAAACATGGAGAAGTTCTTGGATTTCCACACCACCCAATAGAAATTAGCCCTTCCCCACATCTATATTGGCTTTGGCGATCTTAATGAAGGGTCTTCCTAATAGGATAGATTTCCAAGAAAAAGCATTTGTGCAGacattcaaaacataaaaattagtTAGGAAAAGAAAACCATCGACACTCACAATTACATCTCTAACTACACCTAAAGGCCTAGTTAGAGAATGGTCTGCCAATTGAATCACAATTACATCTCTAACTACACCTAAAAGCCTAGTCAGAGAATGGTCTGCCAATTGAATCACAATCACATCTCTAACTACACCTAAAGGCCTAGTCAGAGAATGATCTGCCAATTGAATTATAATTCCAGGACTTTGTAAATTCCTTAGTTTAAGTTCATAAAAGACAGATGCGGGTATTACATTCACAGGATTTATCATGACATTCTCACGCTTCTTTTTACCTATTTCTCGATTGAAACCTAAAATTATGCCATATACGCCAATTCCTAGTGAATTTTTATTACGCAACATGGGCTAAATAAAGCCATGATCCAAGAAGGAAAAGGCCCAAGCCAAACATAGGCAATTGGACCTAAGTCCTTTTAGCTACAATGTCCAACAAATTGATTACAAACACGAGCGATATGAACAAAAGAAAGATCTTGATCCCAACGGCCATTGGGGAGAATGAAATCAGCAGCAAGCTTTCCACGAAGCTGGCTTATAACAACAATAGGCTTGAAAAAACATTAATCAATCAATTGTTATTTGTTTGCATTTATCAAGCTTTCCATCATGATTCTTTGCATGCTTATTTGCTATGAGATATATCAttattttatcatattataattataaaaaaatttaactttttgtttctattaATGATTATTTGCATGCTCATCTCTTATAGGTATATCACTGTTGTATCAtatccataaaaaaaataaaataataagacGTAGACTAAATTGACTCTATTATATATTCAACCATGGTTTGCAAGCACCTTTACTATTAGACATGTTGTAAATAACTCTAACAATAAAAGGTAAATCAGTGATTGTTTTCCTTAAGATGGAGATATGTAAATTATTTATCACTCATAAACATATTAAGGGTTGTTTGATAGCCTCCATAGAGTTGGATTGAGTGGGCTTAAAAGGTCCACCCGTGTTTGATGGTCGCTTAAAAGAAAACGGTAGATTTTAAGTCTACAGTTTTACTtactttttctctcttcttttcacACTCCATTTTCAGATGTTTTAATTACACTCccccctttctctctctctctcttcccgTCACACATTTTTATTACTCACATCTCTCTCTTTTCATCTTCTCTCTTCATTCGTCGTTCGGTTTGTCTTCTTCATCTCGTCTCTTAATTCTCTCTCCGGCTCGAATGAGTTGTATTCCTCTCAGACTTTCCTCTATATTCGAATATTCTTGCTCAATGATGCATTTCTCTTCTTTGGTTTCTTTGTATGCCTATTTCTTTTTATATCGAGTAGATACGAACGATTTCCTTGTAGATCTAACGACATTTCGGTAGATGTAACCATTTTTTTGGTAGATTTAACTATTTTTGTAGTATATATGAAGGATTTTATAGtagatctaattttttttttctgaatatTGTTTTCGTCTTGATTTTCTCATGTTTTATTCGTCCTTGCATATTTGATTTTCCGATTGTTATTGATTTTGTACTTCGTCCGATTCCAGACGGTTCTGATTTAGCTTCCGTTCCATTTTGGGTATCTTTTTTGCTTGCATGTTTGGGATTAACTAGGGTTTACTCTTATAAATTGTTCTTGGTCTTCTAAAATTTGTTTCCACTAGCTCGAATGAGTTATATTTTTTCTTATccatttatattgtatttatttcatCTTTATTATTCCTTCCACTGCTAATATCTGTTCTGTTTACTGACTGTCTTCCATACTTTTTTCTTCTAGATTTCCTCTTGTTGTTTCAATAATAAACCATGTGTCATTCCCTTGCCATTTTTCTTTGCTTTTCTATCGAAATTGTATGGCAAGTGAATTTTTGGTAGGGGATACTGACCATGTTATTGGAGCTAGGTGGGGTCAATCCACCCAAATaacatgtctttttttttttaatctttttcccCTGATGGTCGATGATGATTTGTTCAAAAAATCTATGGTCTCATATTTGAGTATgatttatgatttaattttattttatttcgatATTTGAGTATGATTTATGATTTCCTTATGTTTTGTggattgttttataattttttcatcCATACATATTCAATTTGTTTTGTGTTCTACATTTGATGagtggattttttttctttgttttcggTATTCaactaaattcaatttttatacatttaaatttaacttcAATTTTACAAGTGTTGAAAGTGTTTATTTGTGTTGTTTGGAGTTGGATTTGTTCCAATGAAATAACTATATCAAATCATAAGGCCTTCTAATCTTTATTATTATGTCCATTCATATGTGAGATATTATGTTGTATTTATGTCCATTTTCAGCTCAACCACCGAATTAATATTGACCTGACCAttacttaatttatttatttatgagttgaCTCTCTTTATTATGGGTGTATTGTACTTACTGTTTGAACTTATTGAGGTTAGGTGCACTTAAGTGTACCCAACTTTCCTCACCAGCCATCCTTATTAATCCTCTATTCATACCTGAATCTCTCCTCATATTTTTTAGACTTCTCCACAACCTCATTTGGTAAATTGTGTTAGTACGTCCTTGCTCTAACCtttttatttcaactttttCTTAAACCGTTTTACATTCTCATATGTGTTGTTTGGCTATTGCaatatattttgtttcctttttccaCATCTAACTTCATCTTATTCCATCCATATAAGGTATGctttcttctttccttataaTCAAAGTAAGATATGCCGCTAACATTTTTATGCTTTTGTTAGACCCTGAACCGATTCATCTTCCCCTCTAGTTGTGGACTATCTCGACCTTCATTCACTCCGAACATAATCATAGGTATaatctattatattttatttctattcCAATCATACCCTATGGTCTAACtatacttctttttcttccgTGTAGAGCCTGAACTAACCGCACATTCTTTTCCTAACTAGTTTGAGGTTCGTAAATTTTACGTTCGGAATTATCTTCGTTATAGTCTATTGTTTGTTGAACATGTTGAAGATTGTTTAGTTGTAATGTATTATGGTTTTGTATTTTTCACTTATATGTTGAACTTGTTGAGGACTGTTTAGTTGTGGACTTTGATTTGTTGcaaatatttcatgttttttttttattttttaaatatcatatgaagttgtttaattttgaataatgtcTTTATGATGTATACATGCATGAA encodes:
- the LOC120083380 gene encoding 3-oxoacyl-[acyl-carrier-protein] synthase I, chloroplastic isoform X1, whose protein sequence is MQAAAVHSSTLKPSPLDPFRNHKCSPFLVPTAAPKSRRRLSFVSASAASTVSAPKREKDPKKRVVITGMGLVSVFGNDVDTYYDKLLSGESGVSLIDRFDASKFPTRFGGQIRGFASQGYIDGKNDRRLDDCLRYCIVAGKKALEDADLGGDKRSKIDKERAGVLVGTGMGGLTVFSDGVQALIEKGHRKITPFFIPYAITNMGSALLAIDIGFMGPNYSISTACATSNYCFYAAANHIRRGEADMMLAGGTEAAIIPIGLGGFVACRALSQRNDDPKTASRPWDKDRDGFVMGEGAGILVMESLEHAMKRGAPIIAEYLGGAVNCDAYHMTDPRADGLGVSSCILSSLEDAGVSPEEVNYINAHATSTLAGDLAEINAIKKVFKNTSEIKINATKSMIGHCLGAAGGLEAIATVKAIETGWLHPSINQFNPEPSVDFDTVANVKQQHEVNVAISNSFGFGGHNSVVAFSAFKP